From Actinoplanes oblitus, a single genomic window includes:
- a CDS encoding phage holin family protein produces the protein MKPHRLDGVSLTFGLFFLLIAIWWAVSQVVTLHLPALGWTVAGGLILFGVVGLLGAISSGRRDQSVAPVAEPVRVPATPGDLPPEVHASIVQELLEDPGARFQKEHPGTERQPEK, from the coding sequence ATGAAACCGCATCGCCTGGACGGCGTCTCGCTGACCTTCGGCCTGTTCTTCCTCCTGATCGCGATCTGGTGGGCGGTCTCCCAGGTGGTCACCCTGCACCTGCCCGCGCTGGGCTGGACGGTGGCCGGCGGCCTGATCCTGTTCGGGGTGGTGGGCCTGCTCGGGGCGATCAGTTCCGGACGCCGGGACCAGTCAGTGGCCCCTGTCGCGGAGCCGGTCCGGGTGCCCGCCACGCCCGGCGACCTGCCTCCCGAGGTGCACGCCTCGATCGTCCAGGAGCTCCTGGAGGACCCGGGAGCACGCTTCCAGAAGGAGCACCCGGGCACCGAACGGCAGCCGGAGAAATGA